One part of the uncultured Bacteroides sp. genome encodes these proteins:
- a CDS encoding sialidase family protein: protein MNCIKLLFTLLLFGGTINSLAQDTVKVKETQIPVLIERQDNALYYIRLNAKESRSLDCVTLTLNKNVPLDEIKSVKLYYGGTEARQNEKKNTFFPQPYISRDEPGKTLSANLSYSVLKSKTDKPSYKIKLSANQNLFPGVNYFWISLEMKPTASLSSKISGKIAEVSLDGKAAPMVFETEPVQHLMGVGVRHAGDDGVNAYRIPGIATTNKGTLLAVYDARYNNSADLQEYVNIGLSRSTDGGKTWEKMRFPLSFGEYGGLPKSQNGVGDPAILVDEKTGTAWIVAAWTHGMGNNRAWWSSYPGMDLNHTAQLVLAKSDDDGKTWSAPINITSQVKDPSWYFLLQGPGRGITMSDGTLVFASQYIDSTRIPNAGIIYSKDHGKTWKISTLARTNTTEAQVAEVKPGELMLNMRDNRGGSRAVATTKDMGATWTEHPSSRSALIEPVCMASLIKVAAKDNVLNKDILLFSNPNTVKGRHHITIKASLDGGLTWLPENQILLDEDEAWGYSCLTMIDKETVGIIYEASVAQMTFQAIKIKDIVKQ, encoded by the coding sequence ATGAATTGCATAAAATTGTTATTCACACTTCTGCTATTTGGCGGAACAATCAACTCTTTAGCTCAGGACACAGTTAAAGTAAAGGAAACTCAAATACCTGTTCTTATTGAAAGACAAGATAATGCTCTTTATTATATTCGTCTTAATGCCAAAGAGAGTCGTTCGCTTGATTGCGTGACGCTTACATTAAACAAGAATGTGCCGCTTGATGAAATTAAGTCGGTGAAGCTTTATTATGGTGGAACTGAGGCCAGACAGAACGAGAAAAAGAATACTTTTTTTCCTCAGCCATACATTTCACGTGATGAACCGGGCAAAACATTGTCAGCAAATCTGTCTTACTCAGTATTGAAGTCAAAAACGGATAAACCTTCCTATAAAATTAAACTTTCAGCCAATCAGAATCTTTTCCCTGGTGTGAATTATTTCTGGATTAGTTTGGAAATGAAACCCACTGCATCATTAAGTAGTAAGATTAGCGGTAAGATTGCAGAAGTTTCGCTTGACGGAAAAGCAGCCCCGATGGTATTTGAAACAGAACCTGTACAGCATTTGATGGGTGTAGGTGTTCGCCATGCCGGAGATGATGGTGTTAATGCTTATCGTATTCCGGGAATTGCTACTACTAATAAGGGAACTCTTTTAGCAGTATACGATGCCCGTTACAATAATAGTGCAGACCTTCAGGAATATGTAAATATTGGATTAAGCAGAAGCACGGATGGTGGAAAAACATGGGAAAAGATGAGATTTCCTCTCTCGTTTGGTGAGTATGGTGGACTGCCAAAATCTCAGAATGGAGTAGGAGATCCTGCTATTCTTGTTGATGAGAAAACCGGAACTGCATGGATTGTAGCAGCATGGACTCATGGAATGGGTAATAATCGTGCGTGGTGGAGCTCTTATCCTGGTATGGATTTAAATCACACCGCTCAGCTTGTATTGGCAAAGAGTGACGACGATGGTAAAACATGGTCGGCTCCAATCAACATTACGTCTCAGGTAAAAGATCCTTCCTGGTATTTCTTGCTGCAAGGTCCTGGTAGAGGTATCACTATGAGCGACGGAACTTTGGTCTTCGCTTCTCAGTATATTGATTCAACTCGTATACCAAATGCAGGAATAATCTATAGCAAAGATCATGGAAAAACATGGAAGATTAGCACACTGGCCCGTACAAATACTACCGAAGCTCAGGTAGCCGAAGTTAAACCGGGTGAACTGATGCTGAATATGCGTGATAATCGTGGTGGAAGCCGTGCCGTTGCTACAACAAAAGATATGGGAGCAACATGGACTGAGCATCCTTCCTCAAGAAGTGCGCTGATTGAACCTGTTTGTATGGCAAGTCTTATTAAAGTGGCAGCAAAAGATAATGTACTGAATAAGGATATTCTGTTGTTCTCTAACCCAAATACAGTAAAAGGTCGCCATCACATCACAATTAAAGCAAGTTTGGATGGTGGTCTTACGTGGTTGCCCGAGAATCAGATACTTCTTGATGAAGATGAGGCTTGGGGATATTCCTGTCTCACAATGATAGATAAAGAAACTGTGGGCATTATTTACGAAGCTAGCGTGGCTCAGATGACATTTCAGGCCATTAAAATAAAAGATATAGTTAAACAATAA
- a CDS encoding family 20 glycosylhydrolase, whose product MKNLFFFLILLFSCPLVSPARAGITHLLPKPQQLTANGQQFNIGNICISTPVLQAEWEDFIREVGGKVNPRVKQKIEVRLINSLPGVTLNADEAYRLEVTNNKITVEAVSQKGVYWAIQTLRQLKNENGKKTCFEGCLITDWPSFRIRGFLQDVGRSYISLPELKKEIAILSRYKINVFHWHLTENQAWRLESKIYPALNDSVNVTRMPGKYYTLNEANELVSFCKQHNVMLIPEIDMPGHSAAFVRTFKCDMQSPEGMVILKRLVDEVCETFDVPWLHIGTDEVQFTNKTFAPEMVAYVRSKGKKVISWNPGWQYKPGEIDMTHLWSYRGKSQKGIPAIDSKFHYLNHFDAFGDIVALYNSRIYNQSQGSDDIAGGIMGIWHDRLVVPEQNMILENNFYPNVLAFAERSWLGGGSEYFDGNGVILPKEDTKVFKEFADFERRMIWHKEHSFKGYPFAYVKQTNVKWNITDAFPNDGDLTKVFPPEHELKASYLYNGKEYGTRRAIGAGIYLRHVWGTFVPSFYKDPKENSTAYAWTWVWSPKKQDVGLWVEFQNYSRSEMDLSPLQGKWDYKGSRIWLNDNEIKPPVWTATHKEKSNEIPLGNENCVARPPLMVHLNKGWNKVFLKLPVGKFSLPEVRLVKWQFTVVFVTPDGDKAVDGLIYSPDKAKL is encoded by the coding sequence ATAAAAAACCTTTTCTTCTTTTTAATCCTTCTTTTTAGTTGCCCACTTGTCTCTCCGGCACGTGCAGGCATTACTCATCTTTTGCCAAAACCGCAACAACTTACAGCTAATGGGCAGCAGTTTAACATAGGCAATATTTGTATTTCTACACCTGTATTGCAAGCTGAATGGGAAGATTTTATCCGGGAAGTAGGGGGGAAGGTGAATCCTCGGGTAAAACAGAAAATAGAAGTCCGGCTTATAAACAGTCTGCCGGGAGTAACACTCAACGCTGATGAAGCTTACCGACTTGAAGTTACCAATAATAAAATTACGGTTGAGGCTGTTTCTCAAAAGGGTGTTTACTGGGCAATTCAAACTCTTCGTCAGTTAAAGAACGAGAATGGGAAAAAAACTTGTTTTGAAGGTTGTTTGATTACGGATTGGCCGTCGTTCCGCATCCGTGGATTTCTGCAGGATGTAGGACGGAGTTACATTTCACTTCCTGAACTAAAGAAGGAAATAGCAATACTTTCCCGCTATAAAATTAATGTTTTTCACTGGCATCTTACCGAGAACCAGGCGTGGAGACTGGAAAGCAAAATATATCCGGCACTGAATGATAGTGTTAATGTTACTCGTATGCCAGGGAAATATTACACCTTGAATGAGGCAAATGAACTGGTCTCTTTCTGTAAACAGCACAACGTGATGCTGATTCCTGAAATTGATATGCCGGGGCACAGTGCGGCTTTTGTTCGTACTTTTAAATGTGATATGCAAAGCCCCGAAGGAATGGTGATTCTTAAACGATTGGTGGACGAAGTTTGTGAAACGTTTGATGTGCCTTGGTTGCATATTGGTACGGATGAAGTGCAGTTTACCAATAAGACTTTTGCTCCTGAGATGGTGGCTTACGTTCGCTCAAAAGGAAAGAAAGTTATATCCTGGAATCCCGGTTGGCAGTATAAACCGGGTGAGATAGACATGACTCATCTGTGGAGTTACCGTGGAAAATCTCAGAAAGGTATTCCTGCTATTGATTCCAAATTTCATTACCTGAACCATTTTGATGCGTTTGGAGATATAGTGGCACTTTATAACAGTCGCATATACAATCAGTCACAAGGAAGTGATGATATTGCAGGAGGCATCATGGGGATCTGGCACGACCGCTTGGTAGTTCCTGAGCAAAACATGATACTCGAAAATAACTTTTATCCAAATGTACTGGCCTTTGCAGAACGCTCCTGGCTGGGTGGCGGCTCAGAATATTTTGATGGAAACGGTGTGATACTTCCAAAGGAAGATACAAAGGTGTTTAAAGAATTTGCCGATTTTGAGCGACGGATGATTTGGCATAAGGAACACTCCTTCAAAGGATACCCGTTTGCTTATGTAAAGCAGACGAATGTGAAATGGAATATTACTGATGCTTTCCCTAATGATGGTGATTTGACAAAGGTTTTTCCTCCGGAACATGAGTTGAAAGCAAGTTATCTGTATAATGGAAAAGAGTACGGAACTCGCCGGGCAATAGGTGCAGGCATTTATTTGCGGCATGTATGGGGAACATTTGTTCCTTCGTTTTATAAAGATCCTAAAGAAAACTCTACGGCTTATGCCTGGACATGGGTATGGTCTCCAAAGAAACAAGATGTAGGATTATGGGTGGAGTTTCAGAACTATAGTCGGTCGGAGATGGATTTATCGCCTCTTCAAGGAAAGTGGGATTATAAAGGAAGTCGTATATGGCTCAATGACAATGAAATTAAACCACCGGTTTGGACGGCTACCCATAAGGAAAAGAGTAATGAAATACCTCTGGGTAATGAGAACTGCGTGGCACGTCCTCCTTTAATGGTGCATCTAAACAAGGGATGGAATAAAGTCTTTCTGAAACTTCCCGTAGGGAAATTCTCTTTACCGGAAGTTAGATTGGTTAAATGGCAGTTTACTGTTGTATTTGTTACTCCCGATGGAGATAAGGCGGTAGATGGATTGATCTATTCACCTGATAAAGCGAAACTATAA
- a CDS encoding GDSL-type esterase/lipase family protein, whose protein sequence is MKKIYLFAVLIFVFTSVSAQKRKYSTFYEQRATLFEALHTSPKDIIFLGNSITNGCEWAELFDNPHIKNRGISGDICDGVYDRLDPILKGKPAKLFLLIGINDVSRGTSADSIAGGIKRIIEKIQSDSPRTKIYLQSVLPVSDVYNMFQSHTSKGKVVVDLNSRLVELAKDKKVFYIDLYSHFVDKATGKMRSDLSNDGLHLLGKGYLLWRELIKQYVN, encoded by the coding sequence ATGAAAAAGATATATTTATTTGCAGTATTGATTTTTGTATTTACTTCTGTATCTGCTCAGAAAAGAAAATATTCTACCTTCTATGAGCAACGTGCCACTCTGTTTGAAGCACTGCACACTTCGCCCAAAGATATTATCTTTCTGGGCAATAGTATTACAAATGGTTGTGAATGGGCTGAATTATTTGATAATCCGCATATAAAGAATCGTGGAATCAGTGGAGATATTTGCGACGGAGTATATGATCGTTTGGACCCTATTCTAAAAGGCAAACCAGCCAAGTTGTTTTTACTAATCGGTATCAATGACGTATCCAGAGGAACTTCTGCCGATAGTATTGCAGGAGGAATCAAACGTATTATTGAAAAGATACAATCTGATTCGCCTCGTACTAAAATTTATTTGCAGAGCGTACTTCCGGTAAGCGATGTATATAACATGTTTCAATCACATACTTCCAAAGGAAAAGTCGTGGTGGATTTAAATAGTAGATTGGTAGAACTGGCTAAAGATAAAAAAGTCTTTTATATTGATTTATATTCTCATTTTGTAGACAAGGCAACTGGTAAGATGCGTTCGGACCTATCAAATGATGGGCTTCACTTGCTTGGTAAAGGCTATTTGCTATGGCGCGAATTGATTAAACAGTATGTAAATTAA